Proteins from one Candidatus Methylacidiphilales bacterium genomic window:
- the dxs gene encoding 1-deoxy-D-xylulose-5-phosphate synthase codes for MARILDTIESPADVKKLPLEDLPILAEEIREELITVLSKNGGHLGPNLGVVELTIAMHRVFETPKDHFVFDVSHQAYVHKLLTGRRSRFHTVRQPEGLNGFMLRTESEHDCFGAGHAGTALSAALGMAKARDMRGGDEHVVALAGDAAFTCGVSFEALNNIATTTKRMIVVLNDNEWSIDKNVGAIAHYLNKIVTNDNYSHLHDKAARFIEMIGGKGAVKIARRAEEAMKGFLLPSVIFEELGLIYYGPIDGHDIPTLINTFEFLKVQETPVIVHVLTQKGRGFEPAMQKQKAFHGTPAFDPETGETKSGGLPTFSQVFADTLAKLAETNQKLLAITAGMPNGTALDRFQPKFPDRYFDVGIAEEHAVLFAAGMATKGFKPVCAIYSTFLQRAYDMVIHDVCLQNLPVIFCMDRGGLSGDDGPTHHGIFDISYFRCVPNVVHMSPKDEDEFADMLFTATQHSGPIAIRYPRGTGTGVKIKEQPQLIPIGKAEVVKHGQQVAIMFYGRMSKMAEELAAQLEAKGYSAAIINARFAKPIDTGTLEFFGRSAGLIITLEDHVVAGGFGSAVLEEVSNLGLSVPVVRVGWPDEFIPHGKEDGLREAYGLSVAAALSKAEPWLKKIKPLKKAAAVA; via the coding sequence ATGGCGCGTATTTTGGACACGATTGAAAGCCCGGCAGATGTGAAGAAACTTCCGCTCGAGGATCTTCCGATACTGGCGGAGGAAATTCGCGAGGAACTGATCACGGTTCTGAGCAAGAACGGCGGGCATCTGGGCCCCAATCTGGGCGTGGTGGAATTGACCATCGCCATGCATCGTGTTTTTGAAACGCCGAAGGACCACTTCGTTTTTGATGTCAGCCACCAGGCCTACGTTCACAAGCTGCTGACCGGCCGCCGTTCCAGGTTCCATACCGTCCGTCAGCCGGAGGGATTGAACGGGTTCATGCTGCGGACCGAAAGCGAGCATGACTGTTTTGGAGCGGGCCATGCCGGCACCGCCTTGTCCGCTGCGTTGGGCATGGCCAAGGCGCGCGACATGCGCGGAGGCGATGAGCATGTGGTGGCCCTGGCCGGGGATGCGGCCTTTACCTGCGGCGTTTCGTTTGAAGCCCTCAACAATATCGCCACCACAACCAAACGGATGATCGTGGTGTTGAACGACAACGAGTGGTCGATTGACAAGAATGTGGGCGCGATTGCGCATTATCTGAACAAAATCGTCACCAACGACAACTACTCGCATCTGCATGACAAGGCCGCCCGGTTTATTGAAATGATCGGCGGCAAGGGCGCGGTGAAGATTGCGCGGAGGGCGGAGGAAGCGATGAAGGGCTTTTTGCTGCCCAGCGTTATTTTTGAGGAATTGGGCCTGATCTATTATGGACCGATTGACGGGCACGACATCCCGACGCTGATCAACACCTTTGAATTTCTCAAAGTGCAGGAAACCCCTGTGATCGTGCATGTGCTTACGCAAAAGGGCAGGGGCTTTGAGCCGGCCATGCAAAAGCAGAAGGCCTTTCACGGCACCCCTGCCTTTGATCCGGAGACGGGTGAAACAAAATCCGGCGGACTGCCGACGTTTTCCCAGGTCTTTGCCGATACGCTGGCGAAGCTGGCGGAAACCAACCAGAAGCTGCTGGCCATCACAGCCGGCATGCCGAACGGTACTGCGCTGGACCGGTTCCAGCCGAAATTTCCGGACCGTTATTTTGATGTGGGCATCGCGGAGGAACATGCGGTTCTGTTTGCCGCGGGCATGGCGACCAAGGGTTTCAAGCCGGTCTGCGCCATTTACTCAACCTTCCTCCAGCGCGCCTATGACATGGTCATCCATGATGTCTGCCTGCAGAACCTGCCTGTTATATTCTGCATGGACCGCGGCGGGCTTTCGGGCGACGACGGTCCGACCCATCACGGTATTTTTGATATTTCGTATTTCCGCTGTGTGCCGAACGTGGTTCACATGTCGCCGAAGGACGAGGACGAATTTGCCGACATGCTGTTCACGGCCACGCAACATTCCGGCCCGATTGCGATTCGTTACCCGCGCGGGACCGGCACGGGGGTGAAGATCAAGGAGCAGCCGCAATTGATACCGATTGGCAAGGCCGAGGTGGTGAAGCATGGGCAGCAGGTGGCGATTATGTTTTATGGCCGGATGTCGAAAATGGCCGAGGAACTGGCCGCGCAACTCGAAGCCAAGGGTTATTCCGCCGCCATTATCAATGCCCGGTTTGCAAAGCCGATTGACACCGGCACGCTGGAATTTTTCGGGCGTTCCGCCGGCTTGATCATCACGCTGGAGGACCATGTCGTGGCGGGCGGTTTCGGCAGCGCGGTCTTGGAGGAAGTTTCCAACCTGGGCCTCTCGGTCCCGGTGGTGCGCGTGGGCTGGCCCGACGAGTTCATCCCGCACGGCAAGGAAGACGGCTTGCGCGAGGCTTACGGCCTGAGCGTTGCGGCCGCGTTGAGCAAAGCGGAACCCTGGCTGAAAAAAATCAAACCGCTGAAAAAAGCGGCGGCTGTCGCGTAA
- a CDS encoding NADH-quinone oxidoreductase subunit H has protein sequence MIDGPTLVFILASALKCAVVVGIMLGMVAYSVVAERRFSAWFQDRIGPNRVGMLLGGVRIGKFTVPNWRLWGLGQPIVDGLKFILKEEITPGHVNKPYFFLAPVLAMVPALMTVAVVPFGSIIDLRPLAAWVAVSFKLPLDAATLNAFAIPAVIADLNVGILFVFAIVSISVYGIVLAGWSSNSKYSFLGGIRSSAQMISYEISMGLAVVPIFLVIGQLNLGKIVEYQAQHGWLALAVFAPRSHWGAETESLVLWPFLALSFIIFLIAAFAETNRLPFDLAECETELVGGYHTEYGAFKFALFFLGEYAAMLVTSAIMVTLFFGGWTLPFHPWLYDVSVAPWWFTPVHILVFLGKMFFFIFFFIWVRWTLPRFRYDQLMGLGWKFFIPVALANVLVTAGIVAWFQLR, from the coding sequence ATGATAGACGGACCTACACTTGTTTTTATTCTGGCCTCGGCGCTTAAATGCGCCGTGGTGGTCGGGATCATGCTGGGCATGGTGGCCTACAGCGTGGTGGCCGAACGCCGCTTCAGCGCCTGGTTCCAGGACCGGATCGGGCCCAACCGCGTCGGCATGCTGCTCGGCGGCGTGCGAATCGGAAAATTCACGGTACCCAACTGGCGCCTGTGGGGTTTGGGCCAGCCCATCGTGGACGGCTTAAAATTCATCCTCAAAGAGGAAATCACGCCCGGCCATGTCAACAAGCCGTATTTCTTCCTGGCGCCCGTGCTGGCCATGGTTCCGGCCCTGATGACCGTCGCCGTCGTTCCCTTTGGCAGCATCATCGATCTCCGTCCGCTGGCGGCCTGGGTGGCCGTTTCATTCAAGCTGCCCTTGGATGCGGCGACTCTGAACGCATTTGCCATTCCCGCGGTGATCGCCGACCTCAATGTTGGGATTCTTTTTGTCTTTGCAATTGTCTCCATCAGCGTGTACGGCATCGTGCTTGCGGGCTGGTCGTCCAATTCCAAGTATTCGTTCCTGGGCGGCATCCGCTCTTCCGCGCAGATGATTTCCTATGAGATTTCAATGGGCCTGGCCGTGGTCCCGATCTTCCTGGTGATAGGCCAGTTGAACCTGGGCAAGATCGTGGAATACCAGGCGCAACACGGCTGGCTGGCGCTCGCGGTGTTTGCACCGAGAAGCCATTGGGGCGCTGAGACTGAGAGTCTCGTACTCTGGCCGTTCCTGGCGCTCTCCTTTATTATTTTCCTGATTGCTGCGTTTGCCGAAACCAACCGCCTGCCTTTCGACCTGGCGGAATGCGAGACTGAACTCGTCGGTGGGTATCACACCGAATATGGCGCGTTCAAGTTCGCCCTCTTTTTCCTCGGAGAATACGCCGCCATGTTGGTGACTTCCGCGATCATGGTGACTTTGTTCTTTGGTGGCTGGACCCTGCCGTTCCATCCCTGGCTCTACGACGTTTCTGTCGCGCCGTGGTGGTTTACTCCGGTGCATATTTTGGTGTTCCTGGGTAAAATGTTTTTCTTCATCTTTTTCTTCATCTGGGTGCGCTGGACGCTTCCGCGCTTCCGTTACGACCAGCTCATGGGTTTGGGTTGGAAATTCTTCATCCCCGTCGCGCTGGCCAACGTGCTCGTCACCGCCGGCATCGTCGCCTGGTTCCAGTTGAGATAA
- the xseB gene encoding exodeoxyribonuclease VII small subunit, which yields MSKAAKDMLTFESALGRLEEIVAQMESAELPLDKIIDKYEEGMKLLGFCEEKLEASEKKIELLTRDKAGKLQRGELESAESQQGDSRGDGPSETSLF from the coding sequence ATGTCCAAGGCGGCCAAAGATATGTTGACCTTTGAATCCGCGCTTGGACGGCTGGAGGAAATTGTTGCGCAGATGGAGTCTGCGGAACTGCCTCTGGATAAAATTATCGACAAATACGAGGAAGGCATGAAGCTTCTCGGTTTTTGCGAGGAAAAATTGGAGGCGTCTGAAAAGAAAATCGAGCTGTTGACCCGGGACAAAGCCGGGAAACTACAGCGCGGGGAACTGGAAAGCGCGGAATCGCAACAGGGCGATTCACGTGGAGACGGTCCTTCTGAAACGTCCCTTTTTTAA